The Amycolatopsis sp. 195334CR genome window below encodes:
- a CDS encoding glutaminyl-peptide cyclotransferase: MRTPAALLLTAVAGLTGCAANSTESPVSPAAEELRVQVLETLPHDPGSFTQGLELDGGTLYEGTGLVGKSRLLAGPPGQAPVTQIPLPSPLFGEGITTTADSVWQLTWQNGVAIEYDKATLTERRRVPYTGEGWGICQQDSGRLVMSDGSGKLTFRDPVTFAETGSVSVARDKLNELECVGDSVYANVWQTDEILRIGPDGAITGRVDASGLLSAQERGSADVLNGVAAVPGTDEFLLTGKLWPKMFRVKFVPATP; encoded by the coding sequence GTGCGTACTCCCGCCGCGTTGCTGCTGACCGCCGTCGCCGGGCTGACCGGCTGTGCCGCGAACAGCACGGAGAGTCCCGTGAGTCCCGCGGCCGAGGAGCTGCGGGTCCAGGTGCTCGAGACGCTGCCGCACGACCCCGGCTCGTTCACCCAGGGCCTCGAACTGGACGGCGGCACGCTCTACGAGGGCACCGGGCTGGTCGGGAAGTCGCGGCTGCTGGCCGGGCCGCCCGGGCAGGCGCCGGTCACCCAGATCCCGCTGCCGTCACCGCTGTTCGGCGAGGGCATCACCACCACCGCCGACTCGGTCTGGCAGCTCACCTGGCAGAACGGCGTGGCCATCGAGTACGACAAGGCCACGCTGACCGAACGCCGTCGCGTGCCGTACACCGGGGAGGGCTGGGGCATCTGCCAGCAGGACTCCGGGCGGCTGGTGATGAGCGACGGGAGCGGGAAGCTCACCTTCCGCGATCCCGTGACCTTCGCCGAAACGGGTTCGGTGTCGGTCGCGCGGGATAAACTCAACGAACTGGAGTGCGTGGGCGACTCGGTGTACGCGAACGTGTGGCAGACCGACGAGATCCTGCGGATCGGGCCGGACGGCGCGATCACCGGCCGCGTCGACGCCTCCGGACTGCTCAGCGCGCAGGAGAGGGGGAGCGCGGACGTGCTCAACGGCGTCGCGGCCGTACCGGGTACGGACGAATTCCTGCTCACCGGCAAGCTGTGGCCGAAGATGTTCCGGGTGAAGTTCGTCCCCGCCACGCCCTGA
- a CDS encoding DUF3027 domain-containing protein codes for MTLLLTFDDGSVRESLVEAVELARAAAERDAGAEQVGAHAGVEREDAVSITHLFEAHVPGYRGWRWSVTVATAGTDEPVTVSEVVLRPGPEALTAPSWIPWERRVRAGDLGVGDIFPADENDLRLAPGYLASDDPAVEEVATEVGLGRVHVLSRYGREEAATRWHGGEFGPRSDMARSAPGACGTCGFFLPLAGSMRAGFGACANDISPADGHVVDVAYGCGAHSEVRVEVTSSVPVAELVYDDSMLDTAPAEEENRASDTSE; via the coding sequence ATGACGCTGTTGCTGACCTTCGACGACGGTTCCGTGCGGGAGTCCCTGGTCGAAGCCGTCGAGCTGGCTCGAGCGGCCGCCGAGCGGGATGCCGGGGCCGAGCAGGTGGGGGCGCACGCCGGCGTCGAGCGCGAGGACGCGGTGTCCATCACCCACCTGTTCGAGGCCCACGTGCCCGGGTACCGCGGCTGGCGCTGGTCGGTCACGGTGGCCACCGCGGGCACGGACGAACCGGTGACGGTGAGCGAGGTCGTGCTGCGCCCCGGTCCCGAGGCGCTCACCGCGCCGTCGTGGATCCCGTGGGAGCGCCGCGTCCGCGCCGGTGATCTGGGCGTCGGCGACATCTTCCCGGCCGACGAGAACGACCTCCGGCTCGCGCCGGGTTACCTGGCTTCCGACGACCCCGCCGTGGAGGAAGTGGCCACCGAGGTCGGCCTCGGCCGGGTGCACGTGCTCTCCCGCTACGGCCGCGAGGAGGCCGCCACGCGCTGGCACGGCGGCGAGTTCGGACCGCGCTCGGATATGGCGCGCAGCGCCCCGGGAGCCTGCGGTACCTGCGGTTTCTTCCTGCCGCTCGCCGGTTCGATGCGGGCGGGCTTCGGGGCCTGCGCCAACGACATCTCGCCCGCCGACGGGCACGTGGTCGACGTGGCCTACGGCTGCGGGGCGCATTCCGAGGTCCGCGTCGAGGTGACCTCGTCGGTCCCGGTGGCCGAACTGGTCTACGACGATTCGATGCTGGACACCGCTCCGGCAGAGGAAGAGAATCGCGCGAGTGACACTTCCGAGTGA
- a CDS encoding R2-like ligand-binding oxidase, translated as MTTTELRSGFSSLRRGGLNWDSFPLRLFVKGNAKFWNPADIDFSQDAADWRTLTDEERRSATFLCAQFIAGEEAVTEDIQPFMKAMAATGRFGDEMYLSQFCFEEAKHTEVFRRWMDAVGLTEDLHPYVAENPHYRKLFYEELPQSLGVLADDPSPVNQIRASVTYNHVVEGSLALTGYYAWQKVCTTRNILPGMQELVRRIGDDERRHMAWGTFTCRRHVAADDSLWEVVQQRMGELLPHALGMIQWVNEQFEEPRPFDNDPQEFISYAADRAQRRLGAIESARGTPVEQIDLDYTPEILEDTFGEEDAKAFAEVVAPA; from the coding sequence ATGACCACCACCGAGCTGCGCAGCGGCTTCAGTTCCCTGCGCCGGGGCGGACTCAACTGGGACTCGTTCCCGCTGCGCCTGTTCGTCAAGGGCAACGCCAAGTTCTGGAACCCGGCGGACATCGACTTCAGCCAGGACGCCGCCGACTGGCGGACGCTCACCGACGAGGAACGGCGGTCGGCGACCTTCCTGTGCGCCCAGTTCATCGCCGGTGAGGAGGCGGTGACCGAGGACATCCAGCCGTTCATGAAGGCGATGGCCGCCACCGGCCGCTTCGGCGACGAGATGTACCTGAGCCAGTTCTGCTTCGAGGAGGCCAAGCACACCGAGGTGTTCCGCCGGTGGATGGACGCGGTCGGACTGACCGAGGACCTGCACCCGTACGTGGCGGAGAACCCGCACTACCGCAAGCTGTTCTACGAGGAGCTGCCGCAGTCGCTCGGCGTGCTGGCCGACGACCCGAGCCCGGTGAACCAGATCCGCGCGAGCGTCACCTACAACCACGTCGTCGAGGGCAGCCTGGCGCTGACCGGGTACTACGCGTGGCAGAAGGTGTGCACCACCCGGAACATCCTGCCCGGCATGCAGGAACTCGTCCGCCGCATCGGTGACGACGAGCGGCGGCACATGGCCTGGGGCACCTTCACCTGCCGACGGCACGTCGCCGCGGACGACTCGCTGTGGGAGGTGGTGCAGCAGCGGATGGGCGAGTTGCTGCCGCACGCGCTGGGCATGATCCAGTGGGTGAACGAGCAGTTCGAGGAGCCGCGGCCGTTCGACAACGATCCGCAGGAGTTCATCTCCTACGCCGCCGACCGCGCGCAGCGGCGGCTGGGCGCGATCGAGTCGGCGCGCGGGACCCCGGTGGAGCAGATCGACCTGGACTACACCCCGGAGATCCTGGAAGACACCTTCGGCGAAGAGGACGCGAAGGCCTTCGCGGAAGTGGTGGCCCCGGCCTGA
- a CDS encoding TetR family transcriptional regulator, whose product MSEVTSFTQRAKASLREELLVATTDLLIEKGYAALRMVDVATRVGVSRQTLYNEFGTKAALVEAVALRTTAEFLDGIHQRLDAAPDLLDGVRAATVFTIEHARENPLVAAALGTGPAEDLLPLLTTRAEPVLRAAADAAAEHYRSRTPRLSDEHAELLAETVVRLNLSHLVLPTHSPADAADQVCAVIAPAIERYTSTASTASTME is encoded by the coding sequence GTGTCCGAGGTCACTTCCTTCACCCAGCGAGCCAAGGCCTCCCTGCGCGAGGAACTGCTCGTCGCGACCACCGACCTGCTGATCGAGAAGGGCTACGCGGCGCTGCGGATGGTCGACGTGGCCACGCGCGTCGGCGTGAGCAGGCAGACGCTCTACAACGAGTTCGGCACCAAGGCCGCGCTGGTGGAAGCGGTCGCCCTGCGCACGACGGCGGAGTTCCTCGACGGCATCCACCAGCGCCTCGACGCCGCACCCGACCTGCTCGACGGCGTGCGCGCGGCCACCGTGTTCACCATCGAGCACGCGCGGGAGAACCCGCTGGTCGCCGCCGCGCTCGGCACCGGGCCGGCGGAGGACCTCCTGCCGCTGCTGACCACCCGCGCCGAACCCGTGCTGCGCGCCGCCGCCGACGCGGCCGCCGAGCACTACCGTTCGCGCACCCCACGGCTCAGCGACGAGCACGCGGAACTGCTCGCGGAGACCGTGGTCCGGCTCAACCTGAGCCACCTCGTGCTGCCGACGCACTCCCCCGCCGACGCGGCGGACCAGGTGTGCGCGGTGATCGCCCCGGCGATCGAGCGGTACACGTCCACAGCGTCCACAGCGTCCACAATGGAGTGA
- a CDS encoding DUF2771 family protein, protein MRRLGVVAVLAGGAFALSGCSPVPPPEVTFFADGNTVRTGPFIHCDARVASCEQNDGAEARLKVRPGKPVQISLPKEIVDTPWLVNVQYSDAAGNLQPVKQEFFSPGKQHAYTATAGPGDQLVVVEIQQISAATAIDGTGAAIEDEQGNPQLVVRGIWTLQIEPAA, encoded by the coding sequence ATGCGTCGTCTCGGTGTTGTTGCCGTTCTCGCCGGTGGTGCGTTCGCGCTGTCCGGCTGCTCCCCGGTGCCTCCGCCCGAGGTGACCTTCTTCGCCGACGGCAACACCGTGCGGACCGGCCCGTTCATCCACTGCGACGCCCGCGTGGCGTCCTGCGAGCAGAACGACGGCGCCGAGGCGCGGCTGAAGGTGCGTCCCGGCAAGCCGGTGCAGATCTCGCTGCCGAAGGAGATCGTCGACACGCCGTGGCTGGTCAACGTCCAGTACTCGGACGCGGCGGGCAACCTGCAGCCGGTGAAGCAGGAGTTCTTCTCCCCCGGCAAGCAGCACGCCTACACCGCCACCGCCGGTCCCGGGGACCAGCTGGTGGTGGTGGAGATCCAGCAGATCAGCGCGGCCACCGCGATCGACGGCACCGGCGCGGCCATCGAGGACGAGCAGGGCAACCCGCAGCTGGTCGTGCGCGGGATCTGGACCCTGCAGATCGAGCCGGCGGCTTAG
- a CDS encoding HAD family hydrolase encodes MGITVGFDLDMTLIDPRPGMVAALDALAEESGLPLDGEQFAANLGPPLDAVLRGFEAPEERIPGLVDRFREIYPEIVVPSTVALPGAHAALDAVHRAGGRTVVVTGKFGPNAALHIKALGFEVDVLVGELWSTGKAAALTEHGAGIYVGDHLGDINGALAAGAVAVGVTTGPCDRDELVEAGADVVFDSLAEFPAWFAER; translated from the coding sequence GTGGGGATCACTGTGGGGTTCGACCTCGATATGACCTTGATCGATCCGCGGCCCGGCATGGTCGCGGCGCTCGACGCGCTCGCCGAGGAATCGGGCCTCCCGCTCGACGGTGAGCAGTTCGCCGCGAACCTCGGCCCGCCGTTGGACGCCGTGTTGCGCGGGTTCGAGGCGCCGGAGGAACGCATCCCCGGGCTGGTCGACCGCTTCCGCGAGATCTACCCGGAGATCGTGGTGCCGAGCACGGTGGCGCTGCCCGGCGCGCACGCCGCGCTGGACGCGGTGCACCGCGCGGGTGGGCGCACGGTGGTGGTCACCGGCAAGTTCGGGCCGAACGCCGCGCTGCACATCAAGGCACTCGGTTTCGAGGTGGACGTGCTGGTCGGCGAGCTGTGGTCGACCGGGAAGGCCGCCGCCCTCACCGAACACGGCGCCGGGATCTACGTGGGCGACCACCTGGGTGACATCAACGGCGCACTGGCCGCCGGGGCGGTGGCGGTCGGGGTGACCACGGGCCCGTGCGACCGGGACGAGCTGGTGGAGGCAGGCGCGGACGTGGTGTTCGACAGCCTGGCCGAGTTCCCGGCCTGGTTCGCCGAGCGCTAG
- a CDS encoding MFS transporter yields the protein MRFGSSSGKGRAGKKGKRKWTPEPGSTRHESPPPPPPPRERPPTRVMPASEPEFPTRWAAEADQRARGVPPAEQSYPHSRTPAADYPPRPAEQSYPHSRTPASDYPPRAAEQSYPQSRTPASDYPPRDFPPRRGPTADDAPTGAVPQQSYAPNPDHFYTQPVRRDRDRERQAPPPPPPPRPGTRSNLPPVPPPPLNRPRGHSGEHERYDTGGFANEQQRRSFEESEHGTGDQPAAHGFEGPPPAAGKSMPRLPKKLTVTRVAALRSRQLTGQAVDAFQRAAKADGADKSGLTSLTYATMLNYASDAAMAIALANTLFFAASSGESKGKVALYLLITIAPFALVAPVIGPALDRIQRGRRLAMCATSAGQALMCVFMALHFDDWGLYPAALGKMVLSKSFMVLKSSVTPRVLPPEITLSKTNARLTVFGLVAGGAFGAIAAGINGIFDSSGALWFTAVICVVGAVQAMRIPSWVEVTEGEVPASLGAHPQKKKRQPMGRQIVVSLWANGSIRLVTGFLFLFAAFAVKAQTEGSGQSPFMQLLLLGVIGGAAGVGGFIGNALGSRMTFGKPDQVVIGCAAATLASTVLAAILAGLATAAIVGLVGATASALAKISLDAVIQADLPEESRASAFGRSETVLQLAWCFGGAVGLLLPPSYWIGFLVISALLAIGVVQTMLVHRGSSLIPGLGGDRPLRPDATSTPPRGVRSGGPAPSREEAGS from the coding sequence ATGCGTTTCGGTTCGTCCTCGGGCAAGGGTCGTGCCGGGAAGAAGGGCAAGCGCAAGTGGACCCCGGAACCCGGTAGCACCCGGCACGAGTCGCCACCCCCGCCGCCGCCCCCGCGCGAGCGGCCGCCGACGCGCGTCATGCCGGCCTCGGAGCCGGAGTTCCCCACGCGCTGGGCGGCCGAGGCCGACCAGCGGGCGCGTGGGGTGCCGCCCGCCGAGCAGAGCTACCCGCACTCACGGACACCCGCCGCCGACTACCCGCCGCGCCCGGCAGAGCAGAGTTACCCGCACTCGCGCACGCCCGCGTCGGACTACCCGCCGCGCGCGGCGGAGCAAAGCTATCCGCAGTCCCGCACCCCCGCGTCCGACTATCCGCCGCGTGACTTCCCGCCGCGGCGAGGGCCGACGGCGGACGACGCGCCCACCGGTGCCGTGCCGCAGCAGTCGTACGCGCCCAACCCGGACCACTTCTACACCCAGCCCGTCCGCCGCGACCGCGATCGCGAACGGCAGGCACCTCCCCCGCCACCGCCACCGCGCCCCGGCACCCGCTCGAACCTGCCGCCGGTCCCGCCGCCCCCGCTCAACCGCCCGCGCGGCCACTCCGGTGAGCACGAGCGCTACGACACCGGCGGCTTCGCGAACGAACAGCAGCGCCGCTCCTTCGAAGAGTCCGAGCACGGCACCGGGGATCAGCCAGCCGCGCACGGCTTCGAAGGGCCACCACCCGCCGCGGGCAAGAGCATGCCCCGGCTGCCCAAGAAGCTGACCGTGACCAGGGTCGCCGCGCTGCGCAGCCGTCAGCTGACCGGCCAGGCGGTGGACGCCTTCCAGCGCGCGGCCAAGGCCGACGGCGCGGACAAGTCCGGGCTGACCTCGCTGACCTACGCCACCATGCTCAACTACGCCAGCGACGCCGCGATGGCGATCGCGCTGGCGAACACCCTGTTCTTCGCCGCCAGCAGCGGCGAGAGCAAGGGCAAGGTGGCGCTGTACCTGCTCATCACCATCGCGCCGTTCGCGCTGGTCGCGCCGGTGATCGGGCCGGCGCTCGACCGCATCCAGCGCGGGCGGCGGCTGGCCATGTGCGCCACCTCGGCAGGCCAGGCGCTGATGTGCGTGTTCATGGCGCTGCACTTCGACGACTGGGGCCTGTACCCGGCGGCGCTGGGCAAGATGGTGCTGTCCAAATCGTTCATGGTGCTGAAGTCCTCGGTGACGCCACGCGTGCTGCCACCGGAGATCACGCTGTCCAAGACGAACGCGAGACTCACCGTGTTCGGCCTGGTGGCCGGGGGTGCGTTCGGCGCGATAGCGGCCGGGATCAACGGCATCTTCGACTCCTCGGGCGCGTTGTGGTTCACCGCGGTGATCTGCGTGGTCGGCGCGGTGCAGGCGATGCGCATCCCGTCGTGGGTCGAGGTGACCGAGGGCGAGGTGCCCGCGTCGCTGGGCGCGCACCCGCAGAAGAAGAAACGCCAGCCGATGGGCCGCCAGATCGTGGTCTCGTTGTGGGCCAACGGCTCCATCCGGCTGGTCACCGGCTTCCTGTTCCTGTTCGCCGCGTTCGCGGTGAAGGCGCAGACCGAGGGCAGCGGGCAGAGCCCGTTCATGCAGTTGCTGCTGCTCGGCGTGATCGGCGGCGCGGCGGGCGTCGGCGGGTTCATCGGCAACGCGCTGGGCTCGCGGATGACCTTCGGCAAACCCGACCAGGTGGTGATCGGCTGCGCGGCCGCGACGCTGGCGTCGACCGTACTGGCCGCGATACTGGCCGGGCTGGCCACCGCGGCCATCGTCGGCCTGGTCGGCGCGACGGCGAGCGCGCTGGCGAAGATCAGCCTCGACGCGGTGATCCAGGCCGACCTGCCGGAGGAGTCACGCGCGTCGGCGTTCGGCCGCTCGGAGACCGTGCTGCAGCTGGCCTGGTGCTTCGGCGGGGCGGTCGGCCTGCTGCTGCCGCCGAGCTACTGGATCGGCTTCCTGGTGATCTCCGCGCTGCTGGCGATCGGTGTGGTGCAGACGATGCTGGTGCACCGCGGCAGCTCGCTCATCCCCGGCCTCGGCGGTGACCGTCCACTTCGGCCGGACGCGACCAGTACCCCGCCGCGTGGCGTGCGCAGCGGGGGACCGGCTCCGTCGCGCGAAGAGGCGGGCTCGTAG
- a CDS encoding cold-shock protein: MPTGKVKWYSAEKGFGFVTQDGGADVYIRKDALPQGVAALKPGQRLEFGVADGRRGPQALSVRLLDPPPSVAEARRRPAEELHGLIEDMIKLLELKVQPDLRRNRYPDRKHTKQIAEIMRAVARDLDP, encoded by the coding sequence GTGCCGACCGGCAAGGTCAAGTGGTACAGCGCGGAGAAGGGTTTCGGTTTCGTCACCCAGGATGGCGGAGCGGACGTCTACATCCGGAAAGACGCGCTACCGCAGGGCGTAGCGGCGCTCAAGCCCGGCCAGCGGCTGGAGTTCGGGGTGGCCGACGGCCGCCGCGGCCCGCAGGCGCTGTCGGTCCGGCTGCTCGACCCGCCGCCGTCGGTGGCCGAGGCCCGGCGCCGTCCCGCGGAGGAACTGCACGGCCTGATCGAGGACATGATCAAGCTGCTCGAACTCAAGGTGCAGCCGGACCTGCGGCGCAACCGCTACCCGGACCGCAAGCACACCAAGCAGATCGCCGAGATCATGCGCGCGGTCGCGCGGGACCTCGACCCCTAA